The following nucleotide sequence is from Apium graveolens cultivar Ventura chromosome 4, ASM990537v1, whole genome shotgun sequence.
GAAGATATCAaccattagagaaggaagagacttgagctAAATGACCCTGAAAGTGTTGTATgggatcttgaaaacttatgaacttgaaatgttataaagaaagtcattaaaggcAAACCTAGGACATATGATTGATGGTTCTAGTGCCTTGGTTGTTAATGACAGTaaagcaagtgaagatgaacaagacACTCAAGTTTTAGTTAGTTAAACTGTGgagcaaaagaacaaaggacctcagaagcaaaTTATTTTGgaactggaggaagatgaatactacaccttggatgagctagatgaaatggaccaatccataGCTTACTTGGCcaggaaattctctaatattagagttaAGAAGCCaaaatttttcaagaacaagggacagtcttccaataacaacaattggaaaccaaaagctcagtataacttagctagcaaaggtggctacaaaactggatctgttgacagatcgaagataaggtgcttcaactgtgatgcattgggtcactttgctactgagtaTAGGAAGCCTAAGAAGGTGAAGATGGACAAGGCCTGTCGGgaattggaggcaaagtatgaagctctcttgaaaaAAAAGTCTAGAAAAGCTTACACTGCAGAAggcaaaagttgggatgatattgatgatgaagatgagaatgaagagtttggaaactatgcactaatggctcttgagcaaggagaatcatcctcatcaaaatcagaggtaccaactataactacaattgatttaaatacaaTCCAATATAAATAAACGGTTGAAAGGAtaagtgtagagatgtttcatatccacacaagcatggtggcagctactgagaaagtgagtaggctgtcaaaaaTAACTGAGAAGTTTGAGATTGAGAAACAAGATTTAGAACCGtggcttgttgagcttgaaactatcaagcaagaaaatgaatatttgaagaatAATATAAAGTGTGCTAGTGAAATTGAAGTTATGTTTAGGGAAAAGCTAGAGAAGAATGAGGTAAAACTGAAGtcattcagaaatgcatctcagttggttggtcattaccatgagaagaacaaaccatgtgctaacatagctattggtttggactatgatgctttgaacaacaacaagaaaagTGAAGGTGACAACGGAAAAGCAATTGAAAATAAAGATGTCCTAGTGATGCTGAGgaaagttgatgcacctttgttcaaagCAAGTGAGGTTAATTTCAATGAGAATGAGCTGGTAATTAAGCAGACTTGAATCTCTTTGGAGGAAATGCAGACTTGATAATTGAAACCTATTGGCATATTCcagtatttaaattaaaaatagaaATGTTTAGTTACGTTTAGGCGGGAAAGTTTGTTAGAGACTTTACATTTCTCTCAGTCTGTATATAAGAAACAGATGTAAAAGAACATCCAATCTTCTTCTTTCTAATCAATACAATTGCTGTagatatacatacatacaatctATCTCTATACTTGCTTATTGATAATTAGCCATTGTTGATCTTTAATGGCTCCAGATTGAGCTTTAATATCAGCTTCtctcatggtatcagagctatccTTTGATGATTTGTGGAGTTCTTGATTGATTTCGATATCGAATCAATCGAAACCCTAATTTCTTCGATTAGCAATTACGATCTATTTATCTCTCTCTTCGATTAGCAATTACGATCTCTTTATATCTCTTATCTCTCTTGAATCTCTCTCCTTATCTTTCTTTCTCTCGGATCTCTTTCTGAATTCGATTGTTCTCCTGATTCTAATCTCTATTTCCTTCTTGATTATGAAATAGATATGGCTGAAACCGAAAATCGGAATACAAACACTAATTTGCAAAATGCTGCAATCAACTATAACGATCCATATTTTCTTTCTTCCGGTGATAATTCGAGATAACAATTGGGGAATTTGTTGCTTAATGGTGATAACTTCATAAACTGGAGTCGTGGAGTGAAATTGGCGCTTGGTGCGAAAAATAAACTCGGTTTTATTGACGGAACATTACCGATGCCTGATTCTACATCATCAGATTTCAACAAATGGACTAGAAATGATTATATGGTGATGTCATGGCTTACGTTTTCTACGGAACAGGTAATATCTGACAGCTTTATCTTTGCTTCTACTGCTCGTGATCTTTGGCTTGATGTTTCTGAGCGTTTTGGTAAATCAAATGCTCCATTGCTGTATGAACTTCAGACTAGTCTGTCTAAGATTGAACAAAATAATCTGTCGATTGCTGAATATTATGGAAAACTTAAGAATGTGTGGGACAAGTTACAAGTACTTGAAGGATAATTTAATTGTAATTGTGGTGCTTTAGCAAAATGTACTTGTGACTTGTTGAAGAAAGCTAATGAAGCAGCAGAGACTAAGAAGCTTATTCAATTGATTTGTGGTCTTAATAAGAACTATGACAATGTTAAGACTAATATGTTGAGCATGGAGCCATTACCAACTATTTTGAAGGCATACCATATCTTAGAACAGATTGAGAAACAACAGAGTATGACTATTAACATGTCTAAGGTTCCTGATGTTAGTGTATTTTATAGCAATAAGCCTTCATTTTCTGTTCCAAGGTCTTTTCAGAATAAGAAGGATTTTAAGAGGTCAAAGCTTGATTTGACATGTGATCATTATAAGAAAAAAGGACATACTGTGGATCAATGTTTCAAACTGACTGGAGTTCCAGAATGGTATATGAATCttaaaggaaagaattttggtGTTTCTACCAAATTTGCAGCTAATATTGCTGATACTTCTGGTCTTCTTAGAGCATCTCCTCTGGACATATCATCTGGTTCAAATATTTCTCCCGCTGCTCAATCTATGGATCCTCAGCTGGTTTCACATGTCTACAAAGAAATCATGAAGATGATGCAACAAAATGCAGGATTGTCTATTTCTGAACATGATTCCAGTTCTGTCAACTTTGCAGGTATTGTCTCTACATCCACTATTAGTTGTTCTGCAAATTTTGCATCATGGATAATTGATACAGGAGCTAGTGATCATATGGTTTTTTCCTTGTCTTTATTTGATGATTTACAAATTCTTCAAGAACCTATTAAAATTGCTTTACCAGATGGTTCTTGTAAACTGGTTTCTCAATCTGGAACAATATCTTTGTTTCCTCACATTCGACTTACCAATGTTTTGTATATTCCATATTTTCATCATAATCTTTTATCAGTTGGCAAGTTGTTGGATAGCAACAATTTAATTGCTAAATTTGATAAAGATTCCTGTCTATTTCAGGACCTTTCAACTAATACTGTCAAGGCTGTTGGTACAAGATCAAATGGACTTTACAAGTTTTTTCTTCTGAAATTCAATATTGTAATCTCATTTCTCAACAATGTTTGAATTCTAATGTTATTCCTGCTTTGGATGTGTTTCATGCAAGATTAGGACATGCTTCTATAGGGAAAATGAAACACTTGTCCAATCTGTTTTCTTGTAACAAATTTCATGATAAATTCAGTTGCGATTCTTGTATTCTTGCTAAACATCACACATTACCATTCAATGATTCACTGTCTATTGCTCTTGCATCATTTCATTTATTGCATATATATTTGTGGGGCCCATATCAGACTCCAAATTTGACTGGAGGTCGATATTTTCTGACTATCTTGGATGATTTTTCCAGAGTCACTTGGACTCATTTACTTACAACCAAGGATCAAGTTTTTAGTATTATTCAGGCCTTCTTGGTTTATATTGATAATCATTATCAAAACTCTGTTAAGTTTGTTAGGTctgataatggaacagaaattGTACAACAGAATTGTGCCAATCTTTTTGCTTCTAGAGGGATAGTGCATCAGAAAAGTATTGTTGGGAATCCTCAACAGAATGGTAGGGTAGAGATAAAACATAGGCATTTATTCGATACAGCTAGAGCCATAAGGATTCATGCTAATCTTCCAACTAAATTCTGGGGTAATTGTATTTTGGCTGCTACTTACCTTATTATATTGATGCCTAGTTCTGTTTTAGGCTGGAAAATACCTTATGAGGTTTTAATGAAGAAATCTGCTTCTTATGAGAATCTAAGAACCATAGGCTGTTTATGTTTTGCTGCTATCAAAACAACAGATAAATTAGCTCCTAGAGCTAGAAGATGCATTTTACTTGGTTATCCTTATGCTCAGAAAGGATACAAATTATATGATCTTGCAACTCATCAAGTTTTTCTTAGTAGAGATGTTATTTTTAAGGAAGATTATTTTCCATTCAAAACTCCTGTTTCTTCTCCTATTGTCCCTACTCTACCTCATGTCAATCCAGTTGTTTCTGAATTTGATTCCGAAATGATAACACCTTTTTCTTCTGATCTTCCACCTGTCATTGATAATACTTCAGCAGACTCTCCTACATCTACTTCTTCTGATATATTCATTCCACATACTACATCTGATATTATTCCACTTAGAAGAACTTCTAGACTTTCTCAGTTACCTAAGAAGTTTGATGATTTTGTTCTTCCCACTGGCAAGTCTACTTCTCTTGCTTCTCCTGTTACATCACAcatttttaatgtgttttctgAACCATCACTGTCTCATCTTGACCATCACAATTTGACAAGTCTTAATTCTGTTTTAAATACCTCTGAACCTTCATCTTATAAGCAAGCCAAAGAGGACCCTAGATGGGTTGAAGCTATGCAAAAAGAGATAGTCGCTCTTGAGGCAAATGAAACTTGGGATCTGACACCTTTACCTCTTGGTGGTCATGTTATTGGTTCAAAATAGGTTTTTAAAACTAAGTTTAACCCTGACGGTTCTGTGGAAGGTGTAAAGCCAGATTAGTGGCAAGAGGGGCTAAACAGATTAAGGGAAAGGATTTCAAGCATACTTTTAGTCCTGTGGCCAAGTTTACAACTGTTAGATGTTTAATTGCATTAGCTGCTGCAAACAATTGGCACCTTCAACAATTAGATataaacaatgtatttcttcatGGTTTTATTGACGAGGATATCTACATGGCACCTCATCCTGGCTATGATGTTCCTCCAGGCTTTGTTTGTAAATTAAAAAGATCCATTTATGGCTTAAGACAGGCTTCCAGGCAATAGAATATTGAGCTGACGAAATTCTTAATTGACATGGGTTACAGTCAATCTAATCAAGATTATTCCTTATTTGTCAAACAACAAGACACTTCTTTTACAGCCATTGTTTGTTATGTGGATGATTTACTTCTTACTGGAAATGATTTTGATGCAATTCAGAGTATCAAATCTGATTTACATAAAGCTTTTACTATCAAGGATTTAGGTGatctaaaatattttcttgggGTTGAAGTTTCTAGGGATGCTTCTGGAATTAGACTTAATCAATGCAAATACATCCTTGATTTACTTAAGGACACTAATATGCTCAATTGTACTCCTGCTGTGTTTCCTTTATCAAAAGGTTTGCAGTTAAGCATTAATGACACTCCAACACTTTCTGATCCTGAAATTTACAGAAGGTTAGTTGGCAAGTTACTTTACTTGAATCTCACCATACCTGATATCTCCTATGCTGTTCAACAATTGTCTCAGTTTCTGTCTGCACCTGCACAATCTCATTTGAATGCTGCACAACATGTGTTACGCTATCTGAAAGGCACTTTAAATGTTGGTTTGTTTTATAAGGCAAACATTTCTCTGGAATTAATAGCATACTGTGATGCTGATTGGGGTACTTGTCCCTTTTCTGCTCGGTCTCTATCTGGTTATGCTATTTTTCTTGGTTCCTCTTTGATTTCTTGGAAAACTAAGAAGCAAAAGACAGTTTCTAAGAgtactgctgaagctgaataccgTAGTATGAGTTATACTACTGGTGAACTTGTTTGGTTAGAAGGCCTTTTCATTGATCTTAAGATTTCTATTCCTACACCTATCAATCTCTATTGTGACAACATTGCTGCTAAATATATTGATGAACATCAGATCTTTCAAGAACGCACTAAACATCTTCGTATGGATTGCCATTTCGTTCGAGATTTTGTTAAATCTGGCTTCATTTTTTCATATTAGAACTTTTCTGCAACTTGCAGATATCATGACAAAGCCTTTGTCCGCTGGTCAACACAAAGAACTATCTCTCAAGCTTGGTCTTCTGTTTGAACCCCCATGAAGTCCAGCTTGAAGGGGGGGTATTGGCATATTCcagtatttaaattaaaaatagaaATGCTTAGTTACGTTTAGGCAGGAAAGTTTGTTAGAGACTTTACATTTCTCTCAGTCTGTATATAAGAAACAGATGTAAAAGAACATCCAATCTTCTTCTTTCTAATCAATACAATTGTTATagatatacatacatacaatctATCTCTATACTTGCTTATTGATAATTAGCCATTGTTGATCTTTAATGGCTCCAGATTGAGCTTTAATATCAGATTCtctcatggtatcagagctatccTTTGATGATTTGTGGAGTTCTTGATTGATTTCGATATCGAATCAATCGAAACCCTAATTTCTTCGATTAGCAATTACgatctctttttctctctctttgATTAGCAATTACGATCTCTTTATATCTCTTATCTCTCTTGAATCTCTCTCTTTATCTTTCTTTCTCTCGGATCTCTTTCTGAATTCGATTATTCTCCTGATTCTAATCTCTATTTCCTTCTTGATTACGAAATAGATATGACTGAAACCGAAAATCAGAATACAAACACTAATTTGCAGAATGCTGCAATCAACTATAACAATCCATATTTTCTTTCTTCCGGTGATAATCTGAGACAACAATTGGGGAATTTGTTGCTTAATGGTGATAACTTCATAAACTGGAGTCATGGAGTGAAATTGGCGCTTGGTGCGAAAAATAAACTCGGTTTTATTGACGGAACATTACCGATGCCTGATTCTACATCATCAGATTTCAACAAATGGACTAGAAATGATTATATGGTGATGTCATGGCTTACGTTTTCTACGGAACAGGTAATATCTGACAGCTTTATCTTTGCTTCTACTGCTCGTGATCTTTGGCTTGATGTTTCTGAGCGTTTTGGTAAATCAAATGCTCCATTGATGTATGAACTTCAGACTAGTCTGTCTAAGATTGAACAAAATAATCTGTCGATTGCTGAATATTATGGAAAACTTAAGAATGTGTGGGACAAGTTACAAGTACTTGAAGGATAATTTAATTGTAATTGTGGTGCTTTAGCAAAATGTACTTGTGACTTGTTGAAGAAAGCTAACGAAGCAGCAGAGACTAAGAAGCTTATTCAATTGATTTGTGGTCTTAATAAGAACTATGACAATGTTAAGACTAATCTGTTGAGCATGGAGCCATTACCAACTGTTTTGAAGGCATACCATATCTTACAACAGATTGAGAAACAACAGAGTATGACTATTAACATGTCTAAGGTTCCTGATGTTAGTGTATTTTATAGCAATAAGCCTTTATTTTCTGTTCCAAGGTCTTTTCAGAATAAGAAGGATTTTAAGAGGTCAAAGCTTGATTTGACATGTGATCATTGCAAGAAAAAAGGACATACTGTGGATCAATGTTTCAAACTGACTGGAGTTCCAGAAT
It contains:
- the LOC141718163 gene encoding uncharacterized protein LOC141718163 yields the protein MPDSTSSDFNKWTRNDYMVMSWLTFSTEQVISDSFIFASTARDLWLDVSERFGKSNAPLLYELQTSLSKIEQNNLSIAEYYGKLKNVWDKLQKANEAAETKKLIQLICGLNKNYDNVKTNMLSMEPLPTILKAYHILEQIEKQQSMTINMSKVPDVSVFYSNKPSFSVPRSFQNKKDFKRSKLDLTCDHYKKKGHTVDQCFKLTGVPEWYMNLKGKNFGVSTKFAANIADTSGLLRASPLDISSGSNISPAAQSMDPQLVSHVYKEIMKMMQQNAGLSISEHDSSSVNFAGIVSTSTISCSANFASWIIDTGASDHMVFSLSLFDDLQILQEPIKIALPDGSCKLVSQSGTISLFPHIRLTNVLYIPYFHHNLLSVGKLLDSNNLIAKFDKDSCLFQDLSTNTVKAVGTRSNGLYNCDSCILAKHHTLPFNDSLSIALASFHLLHIYLWGPYQTPNLTGGRYFLTILDDFSRVTWTHLLTTKDQVFSIIQAFLVYIDNHYQNSVKFVRSDNGTEIVQQNCANLFASRGIVHQKSIVGNPQQNGRVEIKHRHLFDTARAIRIHANLPTKFWGNCILAATYLIILMPSSVLGWKIPYEVLMKKSASYENLRTIGCLCFAAIKTTDKLAPRARRCILLGYPYAQKGYKLYDLATHQVFLSRDVIFKEDYFPFKTPVSSPIVPTLPHVNPVVSEFDSEMITPFSSDLPPVIDNTSADSPTSTSSDIFIPHTTSDIIPLRRTSRLSQLPKKFDDFVLPTGKSTSLASPVTSHIFNVFSEPSLSHLDHHNLTSLNSVLNTSEPSSYKQAKEDPRWVEAMQKEIVALEANETWDLTPLPLGGHVIGSK